The window ccacattccccgcagttgtatggcctttccccagtgtggatcctctggtggcagatcaagagagaTTTCTGCCTAaatctcttcccacattccccacattcatagggtcgttccctggtgtgggtcttctgatgggagatcaggttagagttctggctgaagctcatcccacattccccacactcatagggcttcTCCTGGGTGTGGatccgctggtgcctgatgaggtgggagttgcgcttgaagcccatcccacagtcagggcagcagaagggcctctcatccgtgtgaatgcactcatgcaggaggagatcagagctggtgtaaaacctcttctgacactggggacactcgtagggcctctccctctccccagcgtggatgcgctggtgggtgatgagggtggagttgtgcttgaagcccttcccacagttggggcagcggaagggcctctcctcagtgtgaatctgctggtgctggaggagactggagctggtctgaaacctcttctgacactcaggacactcgtagggcctctccccagtgtggatgcgttggtggatgatgagggcagagctgcagctgaagcctttcccacactccccacactcgtagggccattccccagtgtggatcatctggtggctgatcagggtgctgctctgcctgaagctcttcccacactccaagcacttgtggggcttctccccatcatgaagctgcccatggaccaccagctctgagctctggctgaagctctgtccaccttcctggctcaggttgggtctttcctcctaagagcaccctgggctgggtttggagcccctcctcctgtgggatctctggggcttttcctccccattggattcctgtgccctggagccactaaaaatggcctcttccatgaggttctgctgtggggatttgtcctccctggtctccatcctcacctccttctctgggggaggaaggacaaggggaggatgggatttgcctccgtgccaca of the Agelaius phoeniceus isolate bAgePho1 chromosome W unlocalized genomic scaffold, bAgePho1.hap1 SUPER_W_unloc_2, whole genome shotgun sequence genome contains:
- the LOC143692572 gene encoding uncharacterized protein LOC143692572, whose translation is MVPSSEEEERPNLSQEGGQSFSQSSELVVHGQLHDGEKPHKCLECGKSFRQSSTLISHQMIHTGEWPYECGECGKGFSCSSALIIHQRIHTGERPYECPECQKRFQTSSSLLQHQQIHTEERPFRCPNCGKGFKHNSTLITHQRIHAGERERPYECPQCQKRFYTSSDLLLHECIHTDERPFCCPDCGMGFKRNSHLIRHQRIHTQEKPYECGECGMSFSQNSNLISHQKTHTRERPYECGECGKRFRQKSLLICHQRIHTGERPYNCGECGMTFSRKTQMNIHQMIHSGERPYKCPECGKRFHTSSQLLQHQRIHTDERPFLCPDCGKGFKHNSTLVTHRRIHTGERPYECPQCGKSFTSSSHLTKHQRRHQ